The following proteins come from a genomic window of Paenibacillus swuensis:
- a CDS encoding carbohydrate ABC transporter permease, with product MLKSTWQSKLTSSLFVLPYFICFCAFLLFPILYGVYISLHNFELLSENHEFVGLAHYVKIFTPGSYLNQQFFKGLWTTIQFVLYSVPLLVLVGLALAMLVNQLPGRVRGLFRTFYFMPYAISGSVMAVIWLMMFDTNAGFLNTLLAKWGMDPVPWLTGLPWVWVSLVMTTLWWTIGFNMVIFINALNEVPEDYYEAASIDGANAWHKFTSITLPSIRPVMLFILITSTIASFNVYAQPFLLTRGGPGDSTKVLLMNVLDQAFKGKEIGSASAMAILMAILIMIVSVIQYRLAYGRKEGA from the coding sequence TCATCTGTTTTTGCGCATTCTTGTTGTTCCCGATTCTGTACGGTGTGTATATATCCCTTCATAATTTTGAACTCCTGTCGGAAAACCACGAGTTTGTAGGCTTGGCTCATTATGTCAAAATTTTCACGCCCGGCTCCTACTTAAACCAACAGTTTTTCAAAGGCTTATGGACCACTATTCAATTCGTCTTATATTCAGTTCCCCTGCTGGTATTGGTCGGATTAGCGCTGGCGATGCTGGTTAATCAGCTTCCGGGCCGCGTTCGCGGTTTGTTCAGAACCTTTTACTTCATGCCTTACGCGATCTCCGGTTCCGTTATGGCTGTCATCTGGTTGATGATGTTCGATACAAATGCGGGATTCCTTAATACTTTACTGGCCAAATGGGGCATGGACCCCGTGCCGTGGCTGACGGGATTGCCATGGGTGTGGGTATCTCTTGTCATGACCACCCTGTGGTGGACCATCGGTTTTAATATGGTTATCTTCATCAACGCATTAAATGAAGTGCCAGAGGATTATTATGAAGCGGCCTCAATCGACGGAGCGAACGCTTGGCATAAATTCACAAGCATCACCTTGCCCTCGATTCGTCCGGTCATGCTGTTCATTCTCATTACATCCACGATTGCTTCATTTAATGTTTATGCGCAGCCGTTTCTGTTGACCCGCGGCGGGCCGGGAGACAGCACGAAGGTGCTGTTGATGAATGTCCTTGATCAGGCGTTTAAAGGCAAGGAAATCGGTTCCGCTTCAGCGATGGCGATTCTGATGGCGATCTTGATTATGATTGTTTCTGTCATTCAATATCGGTTGGCTTACGGCCGGAAGGAGGGTGCTTAA